The following are encoded in a window of Brevibacillus sp. DP1.3A genomic DNA:
- the whiA gene encoding DNA-binding protein WhiA, whose protein sequence is MSFAAHTKKELTMTEGADCCSKAELSALIRMNGSLQFGAGRLVLDVTTENAAIARRIYTLIKRLFQIHAELLVRKKMRLKKNNVYIVRIPNKANEILQDLGLMDQSLSFIPGIAPEIVKKSCCRAAYLRGAFLAGGSVNHPEASSYHLEIFTSYQDFCEALTKIANRYKLNAKCIERKKGYVLYIKEGEKITEFLSLIGAHQALLYFEDVRIVKDMRNSVNRLHNCEIANINKTVNAATRQMENIQLIDQEMGLENLPKRLREVAELRVAHPDINLKELGEMVPSGVVSKSGINHRLRKINEIADKIREKQNISM, encoded by the coding sequence ATGTCATTCGCCGCGCATACCAAAAAAGAACTTACCATGACGGAGGGTGCCGATTGCTGCAGCAAGGCAGAGCTCTCAGCCTTGATTCGGATGAATGGAAGCCTGCAGTTTGGAGCCGGACGACTGGTGCTGGATGTGACGACAGAGAACGCGGCGATTGCCCGACGCATTTACACGTTAATCAAAAGGCTGTTTCAGATACACGCTGAACTACTGGTTCGCAAAAAAATGCGTTTGAAAAAGAACAACGTCTACATTGTGCGTATTCCAAATAAGGCCAATGAGATCTTGCAAGACTTGGGGCTAATGGATCAAAGCCTGTCGTTTATCCCAGGAATCGCTCCTGAGATTGTAAAAAAGTCCTGTTGCCGCGCTGCTTATTTGCGGGGGGCTTTTTTGGCGGGGGGATCTGTGAATCATCCAGAAGCATCCAGCTATCATCTGGAGATTTTCACTTCCTATCAGGATTTTTGCGAAGCATTGACCAAGATCGCCAATCGGTATAAACTAAATGCCAAGTGCATCGAGCGGAAAAAAGGGTATGTTCTCTATATTAAAGAAGGCGAAAAGATTACAGAGTTTTTGAGCTTGATTGGAGCTCATCAGGCGCTTCTGTATTTCGAGGACGTCCGAATCGTAAAGGACATGCGGAACTCGGTAAACCGTTTACACAATTGCGAAATCGCCAACATAAACAAAACGGTGAATGCAGCCACCAGACAAATGGAAAATATTCAGCTCATCGATCAAGAGATGGGATTGGAGAATTTGCCAAAACGTCTGCGAGAGGTCGCGGAGCTTCGAGTGGCTCATCCTGACATCAATTTGAAAGAATTGGGTGAGATGGTGCCAAGCGGAGTAGTGAGCAAATCGGGCATTAACCACCGCTTGCGAAAAATTAACGAAATCGCTGACAAAATACGAGAAAAACAAAATATTTCGATGTAG
- a CDS encoding PAS domain-containing sensor histidine kinase — translation MNKLNTPFLWKKKRSKKEITQVLFPDQILKAFFHFTTDAISISDLDNNIVLVNHAFEQYYGWSMEEIYASPLCFIPDEYRSETKQLFDAVRSMGVLLTNYETIRQRKDGTKMDVILSAAPIKDETGKIIGASCITRDISDRKKIEEALRQTEAKYRLLIDHTQDIVTIYDLSMRRIYASPSIEQLGFVPAEVTSPNNLQLTHPEDIPMFRDKFQEIMATKQPVHFETRSMDRNGNEVSFETRGIPILSAVGDVQNIMLVSRNVTERKYSEAALFKSENTNKIISEYTDDLILITDKNGDILYLSPSHSRVIETSENCRQLTFVEIHPEDRQTVIDHFHHLLATKEPKICEFRFQTKNNKWIVLESKGAPILTKTGDCDGFIIVSRDITERRNNEELLRKAEKLSVIGELAAGIAHEIRNPLTSLKGFIQFLYPSMNDNQQYADIMLSELDRINFIVSELLVLAKPHSIQIKPLPLIPLLESVLALLRSEANLKNINFRTAFAYHPIIAGEENQLKQVFINIIKNAIEAIDGHGEVLIATALKDNHQVLITLTDTGCGISEEMIHKLGAPFFTTKENGTGLGLMISSKIMKDHNGSLEIKSREHEGTVVEITLPIVQDQIGSS, via the coding sequence ATGAACAAGCTTAATACCCCTTTCTTATGGAAAAAGAAACGCTCAAAAAAGGAAATCACGCAAGTGTTGTTTCCAGATCAAATATTAAAAGCATTTTTTCACTTTACGACGGATGCCATTTCGATTAGTGATCTCGATAACAATATCGTCTTGGTAAATCATGCTTTTGAGCAATACTACGGTTGGTCCATGGAGGAGATTTACGCTTCACCGCTCTGCTTTATTCCAGACGAGTATAGGAGCGAGACCAAACAGTTATTTGATGCGGTCAGGAGCATGGGTGTATTACTAACCAATTACGAAACCATCAGGCAGCGAAAAGATGGCACGAAGATGGATGTCATTCTGTCAGCTGCTCCAATCAAAGATGAAACGGGAAAAATTATTGGTGCATCCTGCATTACCCGTGACATTTCCGACCGCAAAAAAATTGAAGAGGCCTTGCGTCAAACCGAAGCCAAATATCGTCTCCTCATCGATCATACCCAGGATATCGTGACGATTTATGATTTATCCATGCGACGCATCTATGCATCCCCATCAATCGAGCAATTGGGTTTTGTTCCAGCCGAGGTTACTTCCCCTAACAACCTGCAACTCACACATCCAGAGGATATCCCTATGTTCCGGGACAAATTTCAAGAGATCATGGCAACGAAACAACCCGTTCATTTCGAGACGCGCTCTATGGATAGGAACGGAAACGAGGTCTCCTTCGAAACACGCGGAATCCCCATTTTAAGCGCGGTAGGAGACGTCCAAAACATCATGTTAGTCTCGCGAAATGTCACAGAACGCAAATACTCTGAGGCCGCCTTGTTTAAAAGCGAGAATACGAACAAAATCATCTCGGAATACACAGATGATCTTATTCTGATTACGGACAAAAACGGGGATATCCTCTATCTCTCCCCATCGCATTCACGTGTAATCGAAACGAGTGAAAATTGCCGACAGCTCACCTTTGTCGAGATTCATCCAGAAGATCGGCAAACTGTCATTGACCATTTTCACCATTTGCTGGCGACCAAAGAACCAAAGATATGCGAGTTTCGTTTCCAAACGAAAAATAACAAATGGATCGTTCTCGAATCAAAGGGTGCCCCTATCCTGACAAAAACGGGAGATTGTGATGGCTTTATCATTGTATCGCGGGATATTACAGAACGCCGAAATAACGAGGAACTATTACGAAAGGCTGAGAAGCTCTCCGTAATTGGGGAGCTGGCTGCTGGAATCGCCCATGAGATTCGCAATCCGCTCACATCTTTGAAGGGCTTTATCCAGTTTCTTTATCCGAGCATGAATGATAACCAGCAGTACGCCGACATCATGCTCTCTGAACTGGACCGGATCAATTTTATTGTGAGTGAATTGTTAGTCTTGGCAAAGCCACATAGCATCCAAATCAAGCCTCTTCCGCTCATCCCTTTGCTGGAAAGCGTCTTGGCACTATTAAGATCGGAAGCAAATTTGAAAAACATCAATTTCCGTACCGCATTTGCTTACCATCCGATCATTGCGGGAGAAGAAAACCAGCTCAAGCAAGTTTTTATTAACATCATTAAAAATGCCATCGAAGCGATCGACGGACATGGTGAGGTTCTTATTGCCACCGCCTTAAAAGACAATCATCAAGTACTCATTACACTCACGGATACTGGCTGTGGAATCTCTGAAGAAATGATTCACAAGCTGGGTGCCCCCTTTTTCACGACAAAAGAAAATGGAACTGGCCTCGGCCTTATGATCAGCAGCAAAATCATGAAAGACCATAACGGCAGCCTGGAAATTAAAAGCAGGGAGCATGAAGGTACAGTGGTAGAGATTACACTGCCGATTGTTCAGGACCAAATTGGGTCATCCTAG
- the yvcK gene encoding YvcK family protein, with protein sequence MPTKGVGRLQSRPLRVVVIGGGTGLSVLLRGLKHEPVHITAIVTVADDGGSSGRLREEMDMLPPGDIRNVLTALADTEPLMEKVMQYRFSTGTGLAGHNLGNLLLAAMNEITGDFVTAVKTLSGVLAVRGDVLPASTQSIQLKAEMTDGSLVIGESQIPLTGKEIKRVFLDPEDAVPLSEALMAIADADAILIGPGSLYTSILPNLLVRGLFEAITRAQAPKIYICNVMTQPGETDGFSASRHVKVMYEHVDRPFLDMIIVNSAELPAHVLDKYAEKGAAPVRCDLKQLRQIGLHVVARPLVTFEDGYLRHDAHAVSKQVVSLVRRRRKVLKIEKE encoded by the coding sequence ATGCCTACTAAGGGAGTCGGGAGGCTACAGTCAAGGCCATTACGGGTAGTCGTTATTGGCGGAGGAACGGGTCTGTCCGTCCTTCTACGCGGCTTGAAGCACGAGCCAGTGCATATCACAGCGATTGTTACGGTAGCAGACGATGGGGGAAGCTCTGGACGTTTGCGAGAAGAAATGGATATGCTTCCACCTGGCGACATTCGAAACGTCTTGACTGCTCTGGCCGATACAGAGCCGTTGATGGAAAAAGTCATGCAATATCGTTTTTCCACAGGCACGGGATTAGCAGGGCATAATTTGGGAAATCTATTACTTGCAGCGATGAACGAAATCACTGGAGATTTTGTCACCGCAGTCAAAACATTAAGCGGGGTTTTGGCAGTACGTGGAGATGTATTGCCAGCTTCCACGCAATCGATTCAGTTGAAAGCGGAAATGACAGATGGATCTCTTGTAATCGGAGAATCCCAAATACCGTTGACTGGCAAAGAAATCAAGCGGGTGTTCCTTGACCCGGAGGATGCTGTTCCTCTGAGCGAAGCCCTGATGGCTATTGCCGACGCGGATGCCATTTTGATTGGGCCTGGGAGCTTGTACACGAGCATCCTGCCCAATTTATTAGTACGCGGGTTATTTGAAGCGATTACACGCGCACAAGCCCCGAAAATCTACATTTGTAACGTCATGACACAACCGGGGGAGACAGACGGTTTTTCTGCATCCAGGCACGTGAAAGTCATGTATGAACATGTAGATAGACCATTTTTGGATATGATCATTGTCAATTCAGCCGAGCTGCCTGCCCATGTATTGGACAAATATGCGGAAAAAGGAGCAGCTCCTGTCCGATGTGACTTAAAGCAATTGCGCCAAATCGGTCTGCATGTTGTGGCGAGGCCGTTAGTCACATTTGAGGACGGATACCTACGTCATGATGCACATGCTGTCAGCAAGCAGGTTGTGTCGCTCGTCAGACGAAGACGGAAGGTGCTGAAGATAGAGAAGGAGTAG
- a CDS encoding HPr family phosphocarrier protein, producing the protein MVQQQVVVHLKTGLQARPAAFFVQEANRFASEVFVEKGNKKVNAKSIMGIMSLAISSGTEITILAEGPDASQAVTSLTNLVSKEE; encoded by the coding sequence ATGGTTCAACAGCAGGTCGTGGTTCACTTAAAGACCGGTTTGCAAGCTCGTCCAGCAGCCTTTTTCGTTCAGGAGGCTAACCGTTTTGCATCGGAAGTATTCGTAGAAAAAGGCAACAAGAAGGTCAATGCGAAAAGCATCATGGGTATCATGAGCCTCGCAATCAGCTCTGGAACGGAAATTACCATTTTGGCAGAAGGGCCGGATGCCTCCCAGGCAGTCACCAGCCTTACGAATCTGGTAAGCAAGGAAGAATAG
- a CDS encoding DUF4023 domain-containing protein, which translates to MDFTKMSTSEFVAKIRESQAKNLRNKQHQGYGHPEQRLPSKQRV; encoded by the coding sequence ATGGATTTCACCAAAATGAGCACAAGTGAGTTCGTGGCCAAAATTCGCGAATCCCAAGCAAAAAACCTGCGTAACAAACAGCATCAGGGCTACGGTCATCCGGAACAGCGTCTGCCCAGCAAGCAACGAGTATAA
- the trxB gene encoding thioredoxin-disulfide reductase, giving the protein MSDQKIYDVIIAGAGPAGMTAAVYTSRANMSTLMLERGIPGGQMANTEDIENYPGFTSILGPDLSTKMFEHAQQFGAEYAYGEIKEIRDEEPYKRVITGDKEYLTKSVIVATGAEHRLLGVQGEKELSGRGVSYCAVCDGAFFRNKELVVVGGGDSAVEEAVFLTRFASKVTIVHRRDQFRAQKILQKRAFDNEKIEVIWDTELKEIRGEGKVQAVLLENTKTGEQREYPADGAFIYVGMDPLTASVRPLGITNDAGYVLTDEKMKTKVKGVFAAGDVREKMLRQVVTATGDGSIAAQSAQHYVEELNEKLKEQNVTIS; this is encoded by the coding sequence ATGAGCGATCAAAAAATTTATGATGTTATTATTGCCGGAGCTGGCCCTGCTGGAATGACGGCTGCAGTATATACATCCCGTGCGAACATGAGCACATTGATGCTGGAGAGAGGAATTCCAGGCGGTCAAATGGCCAACACGGAAGATATCGAGAACTACCCAGGCTTCACTTCCATTCTTGGCCCTGATCTCTCTACAAAAATGTTTGAGCATGCACAGCAATTCGGTGCGGAGTATGCATATGGCGAAATCAAGGAAATCCGTGATGAAGAGCCGTACAAGCGCGTTATCACGGGTGACAAGGAATACTTGACTAAATCTGTTATTGTGGCAACTGGTGCTGAGCATCGTTTGCTCGGTGTACAAGGCGAAAAAGAATTGTCCGGCCGTGGTGTTTCTTACTGCGCGGTTTGCGACGGTGCCTTTTTCCGCAATAAAGAGCTGGTGGTTGTTGGTGGAGGAGACTCCGCGGTAGAAGAGGCTGTATTCCTTACTCGCTTCGCTTCCAAAGTGACGATCGTACACCGTCGTGATCAGTTCCGTGCACAGAAAATCCTGCAAAAACGCGCTTTCGATAACGAAAAAATCGAAGTGATCTGGGATACAGAACTAAAAGAGATCCGTGGTGAAGGCAAAGTACAAGCGGTTCTCTTGGAAAACACGAAAACAGGTGAACAAAGAGAATACCCAGCAGATGGAGCGTTCATCTACGTTGGTATGGACCCATTGACTGCAAGCGTACGTCCACTGGGCATCACCAACGACGCAGGCTACGTACTGACAGACGAAAAAATGAAAACCAAAGTAAAAGGTGTTTTTGCAGCAGGAGATGTACGCGAAAAAATGCTGCGTCAAGTCGTGACTGCTACTGGAGACGGTTCTATCGCTGCTCAATCTGCTCAACACTATGTAGAAGAGCTGAATGAAAAGCTAAAGGAACAAAATGTCACAATCTCTTAA
- a CDS encoding H-type small acid-soluble spore protein — translation MNVTRAQAIMSSDDHIKVEYEGQAVWIDAVDEKTSKARVHDEKNPGHSRTVYVSQLMEVSQ, via the coding sequence ATGAATGTAACGAGAGCACAAGCCATCATGAGCTCCGACGACCATATCAAGGTAGAGTACGAAGGACAAGCCGTTTGGATCGATGCTGTAGACGAAAAAACGTCAAAAGCACGTGTGCATGATGAAAAAAATCCAGGGCATAGCCGGACGGTCTATGTCAGTCAGTTAATGGAAGTATCACAATGA
- a CDS encoding copper amine oxidase N-terminal domain-containing protein gives MLRKFSTMMLTAALLTGSVAATAAFAQTAPAPVQQQKIKVQLNGKEFPFPQEIVTENGVAYVNASTLAIALGGSAAWDSTTKSLLVAKDNHYALRMYENQNFAYKNGKETSVANPPRPVTGAVLVPLVFIAQELGAKVEYDAKTLTYKLSIPINS, from the coding sequence ATGCTTCGCAAGTTTTCAACAATGATGCTGACAGCGGCTCTTCTAACAGGAAGTGTAGCGGCAACGGCTGCGTTTGCCCAAACTGCTCCTGCTCCTGTACAGCAACAAAAAATCAAGGTTCAGCTAAACGGCAAGGAGTTCCCATTCCCACAAGAAATCGTTACTGAAAATGGTGTTGCGTATGTAAATGCGAGCACATTGGCGATTGCTTTGGGTGGTTCTGCAGCATGGGATAGCACGACCAAATCTCTGCTGGTTGCCAAAGACAACCACTACGCTCTGCGTATGTACGAAAACCAAAACTTTGCTTATAAAAACGGCAAAGAAACCAGTGTAGCAAATCCGCCACGTCCAGTGACAGGAGCAGTTCTCGTTCCTCTCGTATTCATTGCCCAAGAATTGGGTGCAAAAGTAGAGTACGATGCAAAAACGCTCACTTACAAGCTGAGTATTCCAATTAATTCCTAA
- a CDS encoding lipopolysaccharide assembly protein LapB translates to MKHNKSILKKTTVVDFKQDAAFFVDRGMRCLNRYDYDKALRSFRRAVEMEPTNAECHCHLASALAETGQFEASNEVLYEVIEKWDPSMTEVYFYMANNYANLEDYHMAEEMAVRYLQEDSTGPYREDAEELLDYIYFELDMPPRHFLPSEKEDVYSKHERARRSLEEGRFLEALDTLKEIVEADPDFLPAWNNLSLAYYYAGEFQKAMETIEQTLDKEEGNLHALCNLAVLLSHHNQTTELLSLIDMLKKVVPFHPENTYKLATTMGVLGQHDEAYFHYQRMLRNGRPHEACTYHYAAISAYLSGKKDQSLRWWQKAKQLDPEAGIADQYIQMVKNEQEGETIKPIPYQYNTTQRDVSWEKASFTGVEDFKTDPMIRASLLWALQHGRDEVKFAVLQTLSLIGDDEAETAVRQFYYQTDNQQLQKLALLALADMGADMPEGTPDGSNSSPTTEEQKSSIEEEISRYLLSQGKQEAGEWCLDVWRKHHEYAQSRVQVRKEVAWVAALEYVYGTITNEKQSQALLAQKYGISAATLAKCVKVLSTLDFK, encoded by the coding sequence ATGAAACATAACAAAAGTATTTTGAAGAAAACGACCGTCGTTGACTTTAAGCAAGATGCTGCTTTTTTTGTTGACCGGGGAATGCGTTGTTTGAATCGGTACGACTATGATAAAGCATTGCGTTCATTTCGCCGAGCAGTTGAAATGGAGCCGACGAATGCAGAATGCCACTGCCATTTGGCTAGTGCCTTAGCTGAAACCGGACAGTTTGAAGCGTCAAATGAAGTCCTCTATGAAGTGATAGAAAAATGGGACCCATCCATGACAGAAGTGTATTTCTACATGGCGAATAACTATGCCAACCTAGAAGATTACCATATGGCAGAAGAAATGGCTGTTCGCTATTTACAAGAAGATAGCACTGGACCGTATCGGGAAGATGCCGAAGAGCTCCTCGACTATATTTACTTTGAGCTGGACATGCCACCGCGACACTTCCTCCCAAGTGAAAAAGAGGACGTATACAGCAAGCATGAACGAGCTCGTCGCAGTCTGGAAGAGGGACGTTTCTTGGAGGCACTGGATACCTTAAAAGAAATAGTCGAAGCTGATCCTGACTTTTTGCCAGCGTGGAACAATTTGTCTCTCGCCTACTATTATGCTGGGGAATTCCAGAAGGCGATGGAGACAATCGAACAGACGCTGGATAAGGAAGAAGGAAACCTGCATGCACTGTGCAATTTGGCGGTTTTGCTCTCCCATCACAATCAAACGACAGAGCTGTTGAGCTTGATTGATATGCTGAAAAAGGTCGTTCCGTTCCATCCGGAGAATACCTATAAGCTCGCAACAACAATGGGAGTGCTCGGCCAGCATGATGAAGCATATTTCCATTACCAACGTATGCTGCGAAATGGACGGCCGCATGAAGCGTGCACGTACCATTATGCAGCGATCTCCGCTTATTTGAGCGGGAAAAAGGATCAATCACTGCGCTGGTGGCAAAAAGCCAAGCAGTTAGATCCAGAAGCAGGAATCGCAGATCAATACATTCAAATGGTAAAAAACGAACAAGAAGGGGAGACTATAAAACCGATCCCCTACCAATACAATACGACCCAACGTGATGTTTCTTGGGAAAAGGCTTCGTTCACGGGAGTGGAAGATTTTAAAACAGACCCGATGATCCGTGCTTCCCTTCTCTGGGCATTGCAGCATGGACGCGATGAAGTGAAATTCGCGGTGCTGCAAACATTGTCTCTGATCGGAGACGATGAAGCTGAAACTGCGGTTCGTCAATTTTATTACCAGACGGATAACCAACAGCTGCAAAAGTTGGCTTTGCTGGCTCTGGCTGATATGGGTGCAGACATGCCGGAAGGAACTCCTGATGGATCGAATAGTTCACCGACGACGGAAGAGCAAAAGAGCAGTATAGAAGAAGAAATAAGCCGTTATTTGCTCTCGCAGGGCAAGCAAGAGGCCGGAGAATGGTGCCTCGATGTATGGCGCAAGCATCATGAATATGCCCAAAGTCGTGTACAAGTGCGAAAAGAAGTAGCGTGGGTCGCAGCATTAGAATATGTATACGGAACGATAACGAACGAAAAACAGTCACAAGCCCTTCTAGCTCAAAAATACGGCATTTCTGCCGCTACCTTGGCAAAGTGCGTCAAAGTTTTGTCGACACTTGATTTTAAATAG
- a CDS encoding branched-chain amino acid ABC transporter substrate-binding protein: MKKQKSLSILAATFALSTLLAGCGGGTGTGGQSATPQPSNNSGGSTGGASGSTEKLVIAVVGPMSGQYSDYGSTAKAGAEYALKEKKEAFKALGFDVELSAQDDQADPKQGVAVAQMLISNPDVVGVVGHATTGASITAAAQYEQEKLVMVSPSATGSDLTEQDKKIVHRICARDDQQGSKAAIFAKNQLNVKTAFVMHDKAAYGQGLAEEVKKQFEKDGVQVLGFEGVTAGEKDYSAIITQILAKNPEMIYFGGYYSDAGIIVKQAREKGFKGVFMGGDGYDSADMVKIAGAENANNVVFTSTVGDIGATEDGKKWITDFESATGNKVGIFTSFGYDSMGVMLNGLEEAIKANGGKKPTREQVLEAVHKTKDYKGKFVNVTFNDKGDNDFASVYVYKYEDGKKVFMGEAK, translated from the coding sequence ATGAAAAAACAGAAATCATTGTCGATACTGGCTGCAACATTTGCTCTGAGTACATTGCTCGCGGGCTGTGGTGGAGGTACGGGGACTGGTGGACAAAGCGCGACACCACAGCCGAGCAACAATAGCGGAGGAAGCACGGGCGGTGCAAGCGGATCTACTGAGAAGCTCGTGATTGCTGTAGTTGGTCCGATGTCTGGTCAGTACTCTGACTACGGAAGCACTGCAAAAGCTGGTGCTGAATATGCATTGAAAGAAAAAAAGGAGGCATTCAAAGCACTTGGCTTTGATGTTGAATTGTCCGCGCAAGATGACCAAGCTGACCCGAAACAAGGGGTAGCAGTCGCACAAATGTTGATTTCAAATCCTGACGTAGTCGGAGTAGTTGGCCATGCTACAACAGGTGCTTCGATTACGGCAGCAGCGCAATACGAGCAAGAGAAGCTCGTAATGGTATCTCCTTCTGCAACGGGATCAGATTTGACTGAGCAAGACAAGAAGATCGTACACCGCATTTGTGCGCGTGATGATCAACAAGGCTCCAAGGCAGCTATTTTTGCCAAAAATCAGTTGAATGTAAAAACGGCTTTTGTTATGCATGACAAGGCTGCTTATGGACAAGGTCTTGCGGAAGAAGTGAAAAAACAATTTGAAAAAGACGGCGTACAAGTTCTCGGCTTTGAAGGGGTAACAGCAGGCGAGAAGGATTATAGTGCGATCATCACCCAAATCCTTGCGAAAAATCCAGAGATGATCTACTTCGGTGGATATTACTCTGATGCAGGGATCATCGTGAAGCAAGCACGTGAAAAAGGCTTCAAAGGTGTCTTTATGGGTGGCGATGGCTACGACTCCGCTGACATGGTGAAAATTGCTGGTGCGGAAAATGCGAATAACGTAGTCTTTACTTCTACTGTTGGCGATATTGGTGCTACGGAAGACGGCAAGAAATGGATCACAGACTTCGAGAGCGCGACTGGCAACAAAGTAGGGATCTTCACTTCGTTTGGTTATGACTCCATGGGTGTTATGCTGAACGGTTTGGAAGAAGCGATCAAAGCAAACGGCGGCAAAAAGCCAACTCGTGAACAAGTGCTGGAAGCTGTTCATAAAACCAAAGATTACAAAGGCAAATTCGTTAACGTAACATTCAATGATAAAGGCGACAACGACTTTGCTTCCGTATACGTGTACAAGTATGAGGATGGAAAGAAAGTATTTATGGGTGAAGCGAAGTAA
- the clpP gene encoding ATP-dependent Clp endopeptidase proteolytic subunit ClpP, with protein MHMNLIPTVIEQTNRGERAYDIYSRLLKDRIIFLGTPINDTVANIVVAQLLFLQAEDPEKDIHLYINSPGGSITAGMAIYDTMHFIKPDVSTICIGMAASMGAFLLAAGAKGKRFALPNSEVMIHQPLGGAQGQASDIEIAAKRILKMRDHLNTILAERTGQPLERIQKDTDRDNFLSAAEAVEYGLIDKVITSESSSKK; from the coding sequence ATGCATATGAATTTAATTCCAACCGTCATTGAACAGACGAACCGTGGGGAACGTGCTTATGATATTTATTCCCGCCTGCTCAAAGACCGCATCATCTTTCTGGGAACCCCAATCAACGACACCGTAGCCAATATCGTTGTGGCACAGTTGTTGTTCCTTCAGGCGGAAGATCCGGAGAAAGACATTCACTTGTACATAAACAGCCCAGGCGGTTCTATTACTGCTGGTATGGCGATTTACGATACTATGCACTTCATCAAGCCAGATGTATCCACCATTTGTATCGGAATGGCTGCGTCCATGGGAGCATTCCTGCTGGCTGCTGGAGCAAAAGGCAAACGCTTTGCTCTGCCAAACAGTGAAGTCATGATCCACCAACCATTGGGTGGAGCCCAAGGACAAGCGAGCGACATTGAAATTGCCGCAAAGCGTATTTTGAAGATGCGTGATCATCTGAACACCATCCTGGCTGAACGCACTGGACAGCCTTTGGAGCGCATCCAAAAGGATACCGATCGCGACAACTTCCTCTCTGCCGCAGAAGCAGTAGAGTACGGACTGATTGACAAAGTCATCACTTCCGAATCGTCTTCCAAAAAATAA
- the rapZ gene encoding RNase adapter RapZ, whose amino-acid sequence MTELGNDKAMNLLIITGMSGAGKTVAVQSLEDLGFFCVDNLPPVLIPKFAELVKQSGGSIERVALVIDLRGREFFENLAVTMESLNQMNGLSYHILYLDANDQTLVSRYKETRRRHPLSPNGSPLEGIHAERRLLEEMKGWAHQIIDTSQMKPVQLREKIINQYGQQGSPLTINVLSFGFKYGAPIDADLMFDVRFLPNPHYVEDLRPKTGCDPDVAEYVMQHKDTKEFLEKLTDFLGYTLPHYQREGKSQLVIGIGCTGGKHRSVAIAEHLGETFGKDFSVRVSHRDMEKNK is encoded by the coding sequence GTGACGGAATTGGGAAACGACAAGGCCATGAATCTCCTGATTATTACCGGAATGTCAGGTGCGGGAAAGACAGTTGCTGTACAAAGCTTGGAGGACCTAGGCTTTTTTTGTGTAGACAACTTACCCCCTGTACTGATTCCCAAATTTGCTGAGTTGGTCAAACAGTCTGGTGGGAGTATTGAGCGAGTCGCATTGGTGATTGACTTGCGAGGGCGTGAGTTTTTTGAAAATCTAGCCGTAACCATGGAGAGCCTCAATCAGATGAATGGTTTATCGTACCACATCCTTTATCTGGATGCGAACGATCAGACATTGGTTTCTCGCTATAAGGAAACACGTCGCAGACATCCGCTTTCCCCGAACGGTTCGCCTTTAGAAGGAATTCACGCTGAGCGCCGTTTGTTGGAGGAAATGAAGGGCTGGGCGCATCAGATTATCGATACGAGTCAAATGAAGCCAGTTCAGCTTCGAGAAAAAATCATCAACCAATACGGTCAACAAGGATCACCCCTTACGATTAATGTGCTGTCGTTTGGTTTCAAATACGGCGCACCGATAGACGCTGACTTGATGTTCGATGTCCGTTTTTTGCCTAACCCACATTATGTGGAGGATTTGCGTCCGAAAACAGGATGTGATCCAGACGTGGCAGAGTATGTGATGCAGCACAAGGACACAAAAGAATTCTTAGAAAAGCTTACAGACTTTTTGGGGTACACCCTGCCGCATTACCAGCGAGAAGGAAAAAGTCAACTTGTGATAGGAATTGGATGCACCGGTGGCAAACATCGCTCGGTCGCCATTGCAGAACATTTGGGAGAAACCTTTGGCAAAGATTTTTCTGTCCGTGTCAGTCATCGAGACATGGAAAAGAACAAATGA